The genomic window ACGGTGACCTGTTTTCTCGGGAAGCACATGCTGCGCGATCATCAGGCCGGGTCGTTCCTGTTCATCGGCCTGGTCGTGATCGCTCTTTCGGCGGCGGGCGGGTGGTGGCTCAAACGCGTTGCGGCAGAGGAGAAGCGATGAACGGCGCCGAGCGGCAGGAGCTTTGGGAGCGCCTCGAGGCGGCGGCCCTGGTGCATGGGGAACTGCCTCCGGCCGTGGCGTCGCCCACTCCGTGGTTCGTTCGCGTCATGCTCGGCATCGCGGGATGGATCGGAGCGCTTTTCCTGCTGGCTTTCATCGGCATAGGCTTTCACTCCCTGATCGAGAACTGGCCGGGCGCAATCATCACCGGCACGCTGCTGTGCGCCGGGGCCGCAATGCTTTTCCGGTCGGGGCTGCGAGCCGATTTTGCGAGCCAGTTTGCCCTGGCCCTGAGTTTTGCGGGTCAGGCGTTGATCTGTTTCGGGATCAGTGAATTGCTCCGTTGGGATTTCTTCGCCGTATGCCTGGCAATGACTGCCGTGGAGACATTCCTGTTCTTCGCGGCACCGAACTTCCTTCACAGGGTCTGGAGCGCCTGGGCGGGCTCCTTCGCGCTGGCCCTGGCGTTTTGGGACTTGAAGCTCAGCACCTTTGCGCCGGGGATTGTGACGGCCGCTTTCGCGTTCTTATGGTTCAGCGAATTCAGGCACCCGCGTCGAGGCGCCCTGCTGCGGGCCGGAGGCTACGGACTGGCCGCATCCATTATCGCGACGGTGATCATGCTGAGCGGGAGGAGCGAGGGCGTTCTATGGTGGTCGCGTGCCGTGCCGGCCCCCGGGAACGATCTCCTTGTCTGGCTTGGCCTGGGGCTCTCGGGAACCGTGCTGATCGGCGTGTCGATCCGCCTGCTCTATTGGGAGAATGTCCCCCTTGGATCGAGACCGGGGAAAGCGGTACTCGCGGGAGCAGGAATCCTTGCGGCGGCGTCGCTGAAAGCCCCGGGACTGGGGCCTTGCGTTGCGATTCTCGTCGTGGGCCATGCGGCGGGCAACCGCCGCCTTGCCGGGCTGGGCGTTCTGGCGCTGCTCGGATACCTCGCCCATTACTACTACGTTTTGGACGCCACTCTGCTGCAAAAGTCCGAGGTGCTGGCAGG from Syntrophobacter fumaroxidans MPOB includes these protein-coding regions:
- a CDS encoding DUF4401 domain-containing protein, with the protein product MNGAERQELWERLEAAALVHGELPPAVASPTPWFVRVMLGIAGWIGALFLLAFIGIGFHSLIENWPGAIITGTLLCAGAAMLFRSGLRADFASQFALALSFAGQALICFGISELLRWDFFAVCLAMTAVETFLFFAAPNFLHRVWSAWAGSFALALAFWDLKLSTFAPGIVTAAFAFLWFSEFRHPRRGALLRAGGYGLAASIIATVIMLSGRSEGVLWWSRAVPAPGNDLLVWLGLGLSGTVLIGVSIRLLYWENVPLGSRPGKAVLAGAGILAAASLKAPGLGPCVAILVVGHAAGNRRLAGLGVLALLGYLAHYYYVLDATLLQKSEVLAGVGLSLLIARLVLLKCLPAPESAEEASHA